One Brevibacillus choshinensis genomic window carries:
- a CDS encoding methyl-accepting chemotaxis protein: protein MKKPRLTVRTKLITAFSTILIIPMLTLGLLSYLSAKDQLESALMKTASENVRLVDELLNQSLEAQSKDMELIASGMALTDLQEANRSATRKHLQTFHALHPEIGEVYIGDEAGGMLMSTDAKLPADFDPRKRPWYQAAMQQPQTTVITDPYIDAASGNVVIGLAKALSDRSGVLAIDIQLTALEQTVKQAKIGAKGYLSIFDKNRQFLIHPTGKAGTPSTDPWINTLYGQPAGEFDFSDARAVHLTNAKTGWKLMAVMYKSEAVAAASPIFYKTLVVIAIAMVIGGSVVYAILRSMLRPLRKLTEAAQKMSEGDVTQQVEITSDDELGTLSKSFNHMSGSLRSLLHAVNDNVQQLAASAEQLSASADQTSKATEQIATTMQEMATGTEQQVSYAEESTDAVDQMSEGITQIADYTQKVSDAARQTADLASVGNVSIQSAVMQMNASQQSIHDLAAVVDRLGTRSQEIGKIVEVITAIANQTNLLALNAAIEAARAGESGRGFAVVADEVRKLAEQSSHSAKQISQLITSIQTETEHAVTVMEKSKREVTDGIEKVYEAGQSFEQIQNAIEEVAERIGQVSGASQDISARTQMVVKLISDISEVTMLASDGTQSVSAAAEEQLASMEEIAASAVSLERMAEELQNQIGHFKI from the coding sequence ATGAAAAAGCCCAGACTTACCGTCAGAACAAAACTCATCACAGCCTTCTCCACCATCCTGATCATCCCGATGCTGACTCTCGGCCTTCTTTCCTATCTCAGCGCCAAGGACCAGCTGGAGAGTGCGCTCATGAAAACCGCCTCGGAAAATGTGCGACTGGTGGATGAGCTGCTCAATCAGTCGCTGGAGGCGCAGTCCAAAGATATGGAGCTCATCGCTTCCGGAATGGCGCTCACCGATCTACAGGAAGCTAATCGCTCCGCCACCCGCAAGCATCTGCAGACCTTTCACGCGCTTCATCCGGAGATCGGAGAGGTGTACATCGGTGACGAAGCCGGGGGCATGCTGATGTCTACGGATGCAAAGCTTCCGGCTGACTTCGACCCGCGCAAGCGCCCCTGGTACCAAGCTGCGATGCAGCAGCCGCAAACAACGGTCATTACCGATCCATACATCGATGCAGCGTCAGGGAATGTCGTGATCGGCCTAGCCAAAGCATTGTCTGACCGCTCAGGTGTGCTGGCAATCGACATCCAGCTGACCGCACTGGAGCAAACGGTCAAGCAAGCGAAAATCGGCGCCAAGGGTTACCTCTCGATCTTTGACAAGAATCGTCAGTTCCTCATTCATCCGACGGGAAAAGCCGGAACGCCTTCGACCGATCCGTGGATAAACACTCTCTATGGCCAGCCGGCAGGCGAATTTGATTTTTCTGATGCCAGAGCTGTTCACCTCACAAATGCCAAGACAGGCTGGAAGCTCATGGCTGTCATGTACAAGTCCGAAGCCGTTGCTGCGGCCAGCCCGATCTTTTACAAGACACTCGTCGTGATCGCGATTGCCATGGTCATCGGCGGTAGTGTTGTCTACGCTATTTTGAGATCCATGCTTCGTCCGCTTCGCAAATTGACGGAAGCAGCTCAAAAAATGAGTGAAGGCGATGTCACACAGCAAGTCGAGATCACCAGCGACGATGAGCTGGGGACGCTGAGCAAAAGCTTCAACCACATGTCCGGTTCGCTGCGCTCCCTCCTCCATGCCGTCAACGACAACGTCCAGCAGCTCGCTGCATCAGCCGAGCAGCTCTCTGCCAGCGCAGACCAGACCAGCAAGGCTACCGAGCAGATCGCGACGACCATGCAGGAAATGGCGACGGGAACCGAGCAGCAAGTATCCTATGCCGAGGAAAGCACCGATGCAGTCGACCAGATGTCCGAGGGAATCACGCAGATCGCGGATTATACCCAAAAAGTATCGGACGCGGCACGACAAACGGCAGACCTGGCATCCGTCGGAAACGTATCCATCCAATCTGCCGTTATGCAGATGAATGCTTCCCAGCAGTCCATCCACGATCTCGCTGCAGTGGTGGACCGCCTGGGCACACGCTCTCAGGAGATTGGAAAGATCGTGGAAGTCATCACAGCCATCGCCAATCAAACGAACCTCTTGGCACTGAACGCCGCCATCGAGGCAGCACGGGCCGGGGAATCCGGCCGAGGCTTTGCCGTCGTGGCGGATGAGGTGCGAAAGCTTGCCGAGCAATCCTCCCATTCCGCCAAGCAGATCAGCCAATTGATCACCTCCATTCAAACGGAAACGGAGCATGCGGTAACCGTCATGGAGAAGAGCAAGCGGGAAGTAACAGATGGGATTGAAAAAGTGTATGAAGCTGGCCAATCCTTTGAACAAATCCAAAACGCCATCGAGGAAGTCGCAGAACGAATCGGGCAAGTCTCCGGCGCTTCCCAGGATATTTCGGCTCGGACTCAGATGGTCGTGAAGCTGATCAGCGATATTTCCGAGGTGACCATGCTTGCCTCCGACGGGACACAAAGCGTCTCGGCCGCAGCCGAAGAGCAGCTCGCATCGATGGAAGAAATCGCAGCCTCTGCAGTGTCGCTGGAGCGGATGGCGGAGGAATTGCAAAATCAGATCGGCCACTTCAAGATATAA
- a CDS encoding DNA-3-methyladenine glycosylase family protein, translating to MNNHITFHPSHEGIVSLCSQDTPIRKLIHHIGPLTLKTNENHLEALVMSIIGQQLSAKAASTIRQRVKMLCGEITPERVLRTPIENLRNAGVSRTKIEYIFDLCKKVHSNEISFANFHSQENETVINSLTSVKGIGKWTAEMFLLFSLGRLNVLSLGDAGLQRATKWLYQLDDRPKNKYMEEVSANWHPYYSIVSLYLWESIDLGFVDHFPTLEDVNEK from the coding sequence ATGAATAATCATATTACCTTTCATCCCTCCCATGAAGGTATCGTATCACTTTGCAGCCAGGATACCCCTATCCGTAAACTGATTCACCATATTGGTCCACTTACATTGAAGACGAATGAAAATCATCTAGAAGCACTCGTCATGTCTATTATTGGACAACAGTTATCAGCAAAAGCGGCAAGTACCATTCGCCAACGAGTAAAAATGCTTTGTGGGGAGATAACACCAGAAAGAGTCTTGCGTACGCCTATTGAAAATTTGAGAAATGCTGGGGTATCCAGAACAAAAATAGAGTATATTTTTGATTTATGTAAGAAAGTCCATAGTAACGAAATATCATTTGCAAACTTTCATTCGCAAGAAAACGAGACCGTAATCAATTCACTGACTTCTGTTAAAGGGATAGGAAAATGGACGGCAGAAATGTTCCTACTATTCTCTTTAGGACGACTAAATGTTCTCTCCCTGGGGGATGCCGGATTGCAAAGGGCGACAAAATGGTTATATCAACTAGATGATCGGCCGAAAAATAAATATATGGAGGAAGTTTCCGCAAACTGGCATCCCTATTATAGTATTGTGTCCTTATATCTATGGGAATCAATCGACCTAGGATTTGTAGATCATTTTCCCACGCTAGAGGATGTAAATGAAAAATAA
- a CDS encoding MFS transporter, with protein MRMTHQRFGREFWALWMATALSNLGDGLFKFALPLLAAKLTHSPALVASVSLALTLPWLLFALPVGVIVDRLDRKRIMVVVNLVRTAAVGVLAFAQQLDWLSVFVLGFLAFLVGTCETVSDTSSGALVPSVVNRDQLEQANARIYSVETIMNKFIGGPLGGYLLAIGLLLPALGSAVSFLAAAVALLLMRGHFSVERKQSASIWRDVSEGVRFLWTNQLLRTLAIMVAIMASCWSAFFSILVLYAVAPGPLGLQEYQYGLLLTSLAAGSVAGSLLVSPLQRLFGRGALLGLDIIGTFAMLFVPGVWANVWLVGAAMFLAGMGGTTWVVAVNSIRQRVVPNELLGRVYGAYRLISWGTLPIGAFLAGIVAELAGLHVVFLGGAILNLFLVFPLISVLREEKRQTEQSGRSVSSPNLVP; from the coding sequence ATGCGCATGACACATCAAAGGTTTGGCAGGGAATTTTGGGCGTTATGGATGGCCACGGCTCTATCCAATCTGGGAGACGGGTTGTTCAAATTTGCACTTCCTCTCTTGGCAGCGAAGCTTACCCATTCTCCCGCTTTGGTCGCAAGCGTTTCGCTGGCGCTGACCCTCCCTTGGTTACTCTTCGCTCTACCGGTTGGCGTGATCGTCGACCGCCTGGATCGAAAGCGCATCATGGTCGTTGTTAACCTCGTTCGGACGGCTGCCGTTGGAGTTTTGGCTTTTGCCCAGCAGTTAGATTGGCTGTCGGTATTTGTTTTGGGTTTTCTGGCGTTTTTGGTCGGGACTTGCGAAACGGTATCCGACACTTCCTCTGGGGCACTCGTGCCTTCCGTCGTTAACCGTGATCAATTAGAGCAGGCAAATGCGCGCATTTACAGCGTAGAAACGATCATGAACAAATTTATTGGCGGGCCGCTGGGAGGATATCTGCTGGCGATTGGTCTTCTCCTGCCGGCGCTTGGCAGTGCCGTTTCTTTCCTTGCGGCTGCCGTTGCCCTGCTTCTGATGCGTGGACATTTTTCAGTCGAACGGAAGCAATCGGCTTCCATCTGGCGAGATGTTTCGGAAGGGGTTCGCTTTTTATGGACGAACCAACTGCTTCGTACGCTTGCCATTATGGTGGCGATCATGGCGTCCTGCTGGAGCGCGTTTTTTTCTATTCTGGTGCTCTATGCGGTAGCGCCGGGGCCGCTTGGTTTACAGGAGTACCAGTACGGCTTGCTGTTAACCTCTTTGGCTGCGGGAAGTGTCGCCGGATCTTTGCTGGTATCGCCTCTGCAGCGTTTGTTTGGGCGGGGGGCATTGCTTGGGCTGGACATTATCGGTACCTTTGCAATGCTGTTCGTGCCAGGCGTCTGGGCAAATGTTTGGCTGGTGGGCGCCGCTATGTTTCTGGCAGGTATGGGCGGGACAACATGGGTGGTCGCTGTCAATTCGATTCGCCAACGAGTTGTACCCAATGAGTTGTTGGGGCGGGTCTATGGCGCCTACAGGCTGATTAGTTGGGGGACTTTACCTATAGGCGCGTTTCTCGCAGGAATAGTGGCGGAGTTGGCTGGACTGCACGTTGTTTTTTTAGGAGGGGCGATCCTCAACTTATTTCTCGTTTTCCCCCTTATCAGCGTTTTGCGTGAAGAAAAACGCCAAACGGAGCAATCGGGAAGAAGTGTTTCGTCTCCGAACCTTGTCCCATGA
- a CDS encoding trans-sulfuration enzyme family protein: MNYISNLVKVNKDPGHGSHITPIYMTSTFVFDNAEIGAKRFAGEDPGFMYSRLGNPNVRELEEKVAGLEYGEGCLAFSSGMAAITGCLLGILQAGDHVVAHTALYGATHAFLSQTVKKFGIDVTFVPFQSGEELEPHMTERTKVIYFETPSNPTLSLVDMTSVAAVAKQKGVLTVVDNTFLSPYLQNPIRCGIDVVVHSATKYLSGHGYLIGGLVISSKKIIDPMRKEVQKTMGANLAPMDAWLLNQGIRTLHIRMDRSQENARILAERLENHKAIERVYFPGLESFEDKRIMEKQMRGPGAMISFVLKDGYKAGVTLMNSVKLCTLAVSLGDVGTLIQHPASMTHAIIPKEEREKAGIDDGLVRFSVGIEDVEDIWEDLETAFG, encoded by the coding sequence ATGAACTACATATCCAATCTAGTGAAAGTGAATAAGGATCCTGGGCATGGCTCCCATATCACCCCTATTTACATGACTTCCACGTTTGTTTTTGATAATGCAGAGATAGGAGCAAAACGCTTCGCCGGAGAGGACCCCGGATTTATGTATTCGCGCCTGGGAAATCCAAATGTGCGAGAGTTGGAAGAGAAGGTAGCGGGATTGGAATATGGGGAAGGCTGTCTGGCTTTCTCATCTGGGATGGCTGCCATAACCGGTTGCCTTTTGGGAATTTTGCAGGCAGGCGATCATGTGGTTGCACACACAGCGCTATATGGAGCGACACACGCGTTTTTAAGCCAAACCGTAAAGAAGTTTGGCATTGATGTCACTTTTGTGCCCTTTCAGTCAGGAGAAGAGCTCGAACCACACATGACAGAACGAACGAAAGTGATCTATTTTGAAACTCCATCCAATCCTACGCTTTCCTTAGTGGATATGACGAGTGTAGCAGCGGTAGCCAAGCAAAAAGGCGTACTGACAGTCGTTGATAATACATTTTTGTCCCCGTATCTGCAAAATCCGATTCGATGCGGAATTGATGTTGTCGTCCACAGCGCCACCAAGTACTTGTCCGGCCATGGTTATCTGATCGGTGGACTCGTGATCTCGAGTAAGAAAATAATCGATCCGATGAGAAAAGAAGTGCAGAAGACAATGGGAGCTAATTTGGCACCTATGGATGCATGGCTTCTCAATCAAGGGATACGTACGTTGCACATTCGGATGGATCGCTCGCAAGAAAATGCACGAATCTTGGCGGAGCGCCTGGAAAACCACAAGGCAATAGAACGGGTATACTTTCCTGGTCTGGAAAGCTTCGAAGATAAAAGGATCATGGAGAAGCAGATGAGAGGTCCGGGTGCGATGATTTCGTTTGTCTTGAAGGACGGGTACAAAGCAGGTGTTACGCTCATGAATTCAGTGAAATTGTGCACCCTTGCCGTTTCTCTAGGGGATGTAGGGACATTGATTCAGCATCCAGCTTCGATGACGCATGCGATCATCCCCAAAGAAGAAAGGGAAAAGGCAGGCATCGATGATGGACTGGTCCGTTTCTCCGTTGGGATTGAAGATGTGGAAGATATATGGGAAGACCTTGAAACGGCATTCGGATAA
- a CDS encoding MalY/PatB family protein: protein MKHDFDQVISRVNTACEKWDDLQNRFGVSDAIPMWVADMDFTSPPPVIEALRQRVEHGIYGYTYRPDSYAEAIVDWVKRRHHWPIDRKWIAHSPGVLAALSTIILTCSQPGDKVIIQTPVYHPFSRTIKALGREVVNNPLHLENGRYTMDFADLEAKIDSTVKILVLCNPHNPVGRVWTGEELTRLGQICIQNNILVVSDEIHCDVVYKGHKHIPFASISEEFADQSITCIAPSKTFNLAGLQTSCIIIPNENWRDRFNQSMNSLNIGSPNPFGILAAEIAYREGEEWLEQVIDYLQGNLDFLIRYFQENIPQVKVIQPESTYLVWLDCRGLSVTTDELDKFMLNKARVAMNEGFIFGEDGAGFMRMNIACPRSIVAKSLRQIEDAVHFLCRA, encoded by the coding sequence ATGAAGCATGATTTCGATCAAGTGATCAGCCGAGTAAATACAGCCTGCGAAAAATGGGATGATCTTCAAAATCGCTTTGGTGTGAGTGACGCCATCCCGATGTGGGTTGCGGATATGGATTTTACGTCGCCTCCCCCCGTTATCGAAGCTTTACGTCAAAGAGTTGAGCATGGCATATACGGCTATACGTACCGACCTGACTCCTATGCTGAGGCCATCGTTGATTGGGTGAAAAGAAGACATCATTGGCCGATCGACAGAAAATGGATCGCTCACAGTCCTGGCGTGCTCGCAGCCTTATCCACGATCATTCTGACATGCTCACAGCCCGGGGATAAAGTCATCATTCAAACGCCAGTCTATCATCCGTTCTCTCGTACCATCAAGGCGCTGGGACGTGAAGTGGTAAACAACCCGCTCCATTTGGAAAACGGGCGATATACGATGGATTTTGCGGATTTGGAAGCTAAAATCGACTCTACGGTTAAAATCCTGGTGCTTTGCAATCCACATAATCCAGTAGGGAGAGTCTGGACCGGGGAAGAGCTGACGAGGCTAGGCCAAATTTGCATCCAGAATAACATTCTAGTCGTTTCAGACGAGATTCATTGCGACGTTGTGTACAAAGGACATAAACATATACCGTTTGCCTCCATTTCAGAAGAGTTCGCCGATCAATCGATTACCTGCATAGCGCCTTCCAAAACCTTTAATCTAGCAGGTCTGCAAACCTCCTGCATCATTATTCCGAACGAGAATTGGCGAGATAGGTTCAACCAGTCCATGAACAGTCTGAACATCGGTTCCCCGAATCCATTCGGGATACTAGCGGCAGAGATTGCCTATCGTGAAGGTGAAGAGTGGCTGGAGCAAGTGATCGATTATTTACAAGGGAATCTGGACTTCCTAATTCGTTACTTTCAAGAGAACATTCCGCAAGTAAAAGTGATTCAGCCGGAGAGCACGTATTTAGTGTGGTTGGATTGCCGCGGATTAAGTGTGACTACAGATGAACTTGATAAATTTATGCTTAACAAAGCGAGAGTTGCGATGAATGAAGGGTTTATTTTTGGAGAAGATGGGGCGGGATTTATGCGAATGAATATCGCGTGCCCACGATCCATAGTAGCGAAGAGCTTACGTCAGATAGAAGATGCCGTTCATTTTTTGTGCAGGGCATAG
- a CDS encoding sigma-54 interaction domain-containing protein, with translation MTDFSYIQDFVQTFSENISEVLGFDITILNEKGIRISGTGSYKYSIGQPSPEGSYLRMIMETKQPAMIQDVMKNESQCMSCKYMGQCKVLASIGFPILKRDRAVGVIGIMGFSPEQKERLIRNSDMLIRFLHHVSALLEKKLLLLEYSQESGCDAYEDVDARKNVSFDSIVGHNTGLRDVVKKAKRVANSPSTVLIRGDSGTGKELLAQAIHHESSRRKNPFVAINCAAIPENLLESELFGYEGGAFTGSRREGSIGKFEYANQGTLFLDEIGDMPLSLQPKLLRVLQERSIERIGGKKIIPIDVRVIAATHRNLEDMVEKGTFREDLYYRLNVIPLHTKPLKERSDDIVLLLRYFIRKHCRTLKINELSIDPVLEQWLIQYDWPGNIRQLENAVEYMVNIAESNTIGFHDLPDYLNKQENFACFKRGLSLEQMVAEYEKNILQTFYFAEPYRNDKEKISQTLQISLSTLYRKLDKYQLV, from the coding sequence ATGACTGACTTTTCTTACATTCAAGATTTTGTCCAAACATTCTCGGAAAATATCAGCGAAGTACTTGGTTTTGATATCACCATACTGAATGAAAAAGGCATACGAATTAGTGGGACCGGCAGTTACAAATACAGTATCGGTCAGCCATCACCGGAAGGTTCCTATTTACGGATGATTATGGAAACGAAGCAGCCAGCAATGATCCAGGATGTGATGAAAAATGAATCACAATGCATGAGCTGCAAATATATGGGGCAGTGCAAAGTGTTAGCCTCCATCGGTTTTCCGATTTTAAAGCGGGATAGAGCGGTAGGGGTCATTGGGATCATGGGCTTCTCTCCGGAACAGAAAGAAAGGTTGATCAGGAACTCTGACATGCTGATACGATTTTTGCATCACGTGAGCGCTCTGTTGGAAAAAAAGCTGTTACTGCTGGAATACAGTCAAGAATCGGGTTGCGATGCGTACGAGGATGTCGATGCCCGAAAAAATGTCTCGTTCGATAGCATTGTTGGCCATAATACGGGACTGCGGGATGTAGTAAAAAAGGCAAAACGCGTTGCCAATAGTCCTTCAACCGTTCTCATCAGGGGTGACAGCGGAACAGGCAAAGAGTTGTTGGCGCAAGCGATTCATCATGAAAGCAGTCGAAGAAAAAATCCTTTTGTTGCAATCAATTGCGCGGCTATCCCTGAAAATCTGTTGGAAAGCGAATTGTTTGGCTATGAAGGAGGGGCTTTCACAGGATCAAGACGGGAAGGGAGCATTGGAAAATTCGAATATGCCAACCAAGGGACATTATTTCTCGATGAAATTGGCGATATGCCCCTTTCGTTGCAGCCGAAATTATTAAGAGTGCTACAAGAGAGATCCATAGAACGCATTGGCGGGAAAAAGATCATTCCGATCGATGTAAGAGTGATAGCGGCTACCCATCGAAATTTAGAGGATATGGTGGAAAAAGGTACCTTCCGAGAAGATTTGTATTACCGTCTCAATGTCATACCGCTGCATACCAAGCCCCTAAAGGAGCGGAGTGATGACATTGTGCTATTGCTGAGGTATTTCATTCGAAAGCATTGCAGAACGTTGAAGATCAATGAGCTGAGTATCGATCCTGTATTAGAGCAGTGGTTGATTCAATACGATTGGCCAGGAAACATCAGGCAGTTGGAAAATGCTGTGGAATACATGGTCAACATAGCTGAATCGAATACGATCGGGTTTCATGATCTACCAGACTACCTGAACAAGCAGGAGAACTTCGCTTGCTTCAAGAGAGGCTTAAGCTTGGAGCAAATGGTTGCCGAGTATGAAAAAAATATTTTGCAAACCTTCTATTTTGCCGAACCCTATCGAAATGATAAGGAGAAAATTTCACAAACCCTGCAGATTAGTCTTTCTACGTTATATAGAAAGCTGGATAAATACCAACTGGTTTAG
- a CDS encoding amino acid ABC transporter substrate-binding protein, which yields MFVKKSSIFVVVSLLVSLVVTACGTTQNQAAQSKNLLEQIKAEGKIRIGTEGTYPPFTFHDGSGKLTGFDVEIAEEIANRLGVKPEFIETQWDGMFAGLDSNRFDMIVNQVGIRPDRQEKYDFSDPYILSKPVLIVHKDNEAIKAFADLKGKKAAQTLTSNFKEIAVSYGAEIVGVEGFNQSIDLLASKRADAAVNDGLSFLDFKKQKPDAPIKVVAELDEPAKSGVMFRKNNKELVEAVNQALSDMKKDGKYISISQKYFGTDVSK from the coding sequence ATGTTTGTGAAAAAGAGTTCCATTTTCGTTGTTGTCTCTTTGCTGGTTTCCCTTGTCGTAACGGCATGTGGCACAACACAAAATCAGGCAGCGCAGAGCAAGAATCTGCTGGAGCAAATAAAAGCAGAGGGGAAAATTAGAATTGGCACAGAAGGAACCTATCCACCGTTTACCTTCCATGATGGTTCTGGAAAGCTGACTGGCTTTGATGTTGAGATCGCAGAGGAAATAGCGAACAGACTGGGCGTCAAGCCGGAATTTATCGAAACCCAATGGGACGGAATGTTTGCCGGATTGGATTCAAATCGATTCGATATGATTGTCAATCAGGTAGGAATTCGTCCCGACCGTCAGGAGAAATACGATTTTTCCGATCCCTATATCCTTTCCAAACCCGTTTTGATTGTTCATAAAGACAATGAAGCGATTAAAGCATTTGCAGATTTGAAAGGGAAAAAAGCAGCTCAGACCCTTACCAGTAACTTTAAAGAAATTGCCGTCTCCTACGGTGCTGAAATCGTCGGAGTCGAAGGCTTTAACCAATCCATTGATCTATTGGCGTCCAAACGTGCAGATGCGGCTGTCAACGATGGATTGTCTTTTCTCGATTTCAAAAAGCAAAAGCCTGATGCACCCATTAAAGTTGTGGCGGAGCTGGATGAGCCTGCAAAATCGGGAGTCATGTTCAGAAAAAACAACAAGGAATTGGTGGAGGCGGTCAATCAAGCGCTCTCCGACATGAAGAAAGACGGCAAATATATCAGCATCTCGCAAAAATACTTTGGAACAGACGTATCCAAATAA
- a CDS encoding amino acid ABC transporter permease — MLTDERFQRIIDIVVNSFLPMLKAGVVFTVPLTLISFFLGLILALLTALARISGIKPLDAVARFYVWVIRGTPLLVQLFIIFYGLPSVGVTIGPLTSAIIGFTISVGAYNSEIIRAAILSIPKGQWEAGYSIGMSYRQALKRIILPQATRVSVPPLSNSFISLVKDTSLAATITVTEMFRVAQQITSTTYEPLVLYCVAAIIYLMFSTVLSEAQGRMEKRLDRYVTS, encoded by the coding sequence ATGTTGACTGATGAAAGATTTCAACGAATCATCGACATCGTTGTAAATTCTTTTCTCCCTATGTTGAAAGCTGGGGTCGTTTTCACTGTACCATTGACGCTCATCTCTTTTTTTCTGGGGCTCATTCTCGCTTTGCTAACGGCACTTGCCCGGATTTCAGGGATCAAACCGCTTGATGCCGTCGCTAGGTTTTATGTTTGGGTGATTCGGGGAACGCCTTTGCTCGTTCAATTGTTCATCATCTTTTACGGTCTTCCCAGTGTGGGGGTCACGATTGGCCCGCTTACATCGGCTATTATCGGTTTTACGATAAGTGTAGGTGCCTACAACTCGGAGATCATCCGGGCAGCAATCCTGTCTATTCCCAAAGGCCAATGGGAGGCAGGCTACTCGATCGGCATGAGCTATCGCCAAGCCTTGAAACGAATCATTCTTCCTCAGGCAACACGGGTTTCTGTCCCACCCTTGTCAAACAGCTTTATCAGCTTGGTAAAAGATACTTCCTTGGCAGCTACCATTACGGTTACCGAAATGTTCCGAGTCGCTCAGCAAATTACATCCACCACTTATGAGCCATTGGTGCTGTATTGTGTAGCAGCCATCATTTATTTGATGTTCAGCACCGTTCTTTCTGAAGCCCAAGGACGTATGGAAAAACGACTTGATCGATATGTGACGAGCTAA
- a CDS encoding amino acid ABC transporter ATP-binding protein, whose translation MIEVKNLHKQFGQMEILKGIDLKIEEGQTVCIIGPSGSGKTTLLRCLNLLEVPTKGTLHLGKFTLDFGDKKQVPKDAVMKFRQQTGMVFQSYHLFPHMTALENVMEGLVIVRKQDKASSREKALHLLEKVGLKERANHYPAQLSGGQQQRVGIARAMAMGPEVLLFDEPTSALDPELVGEVLKVMKELAKEGMTMVVVTHEMNFAREAADKVVFIDKGVIVEEGTPEQIFEHTQHERTLQFLNKLCS comes from the coding sequence GTGATTGAGGTGAAAAACCTGCACAAGCAGTTTGGACAAATGGAGATTTTGAAAGGAATCGATCTAAAAATAGAGGAAGGTCAAACGGTTTGCATTATCGGGCCTTCTGGATCGGGTAAAACCACGCTGCTTCGTTGCCTGAATTTACTGGAGGTCCCTACGAAAGGAACCTTACACCTCGGAAAATTCACTTTGGATTTTGGGGATAAAAAACAAGTTCCTAAAGATGCGGTAATGAAGTTCCGACAGCAAACAGGCATGGTTTTCCAAAGCTATCATTTGTTCCCTCACATGACTGCACTGGAAAATGTAATGGAAGGCTTGGTCATCGTTCGCAAGCAAGACAAGGCGTCCTCACGGGAAAAAGCGCTTCACTTGCTGGAAAAGGTAGGATTAAAAGAACGGGCAAACCACTACCCGGCTCAGCTGTCAGGAGGACAACAGCAACGCGTAGGAATCGCCAGAGCGATGGCGATGGGACCTGAAGTCCTGCTTTTTGATGAGCCTACTTCCGCGTTGGATCCCGAGTTGGTAGGCGAGGTTCTGAAGGTGATGAAAGAGCTTGCCAAAGAAGGAATGACCATGGTCGTCGTCACGCATGAAATGAACTTTGCCCGTGAGGCAGCGGATAAGGTTGTATTCATAGATAAAGGTGTCATTGTCGAAGAAGGAACACCCGAGCAAATTTTTGAGCACACGCAGCATGAACGCACCTTGCAATTTTTAAACAAGCTATGCTCGTAG